The following proteins come from a genomic window of Anaerobutyricum hallii:
- a CDS encoding AAA family ATPase, translated as MGTFFNPGNGSFTQDKNSEIYIDKTELLKFLNKKLGTNGKCIAVSHARRFGKSHAAGMIDAYYSLGSDSSKLFENTKIASNPDYEKYRNKYNVIHLDISSVWDYHKEDLIESIEERVCEDFQKIYGDSLNYKRDFYLLIQDIYLLTEIPFVIIIDEWDCVIRNSHDQDLVHKYLQFLHSLFKSEESKSFLALGYITGILPIKKIKDESALNNFQEYTMLDSYPITEYYGFTEKEVKDLCKDYSMDFETVKAWYNGYLIDGEHMYNPNSVSQALERHKIDSYWRNTSAFDTINTFITMNYAGLKEDILAMLSGEKVEVDTECFKNDLTEIHSKDDALTALIHLGYLGYDKDMLSAYVPNYEVAKAFQSALKTGEWKDIAATISKCDTLLMATIKGNAEKVAELIELAHETYTSILKYNDENALSCVLTMAYFTAPAYYNVIREMPSGKGFADFVFLPRANAGNRPAMIVELKYNQSADTALKQIKEKRYQGALSGYQGKILLVGINYDSEKHHTCVIEEL; from the coding sequence ATGGGTACATTTTTTAATCCGGGGAATGGAAGTTTTACACAGGATAAGAATAGTGAAATTTATATTGATAAAACAGAACTTTTAAAATTTTTAAATAAAAAATTAGGAACGAATGGAAAATGTATCGCTGTTAGTCATGCCAGACGTTTTGGTAAGTCCCATGCTGCCGGAATGATTGATGCTTACTATAGTCTGGGTAGCGATTCCTCAAAATTATTTGAAAATACGAAGATTGCATCCAATCCAGATTATGAAAAATATCGAAATAAATATAATGTAATCCATTTGGATATTTCATCAGTTTGGGATTATCATAAAGAAGATTTAATAGAATCGATAGAGGAACGTGTTTGTGAGGATTTTCAAAAAATATATGGGGATTCATTAAACTATAAGAGAGATTTTTATTTACTGATACAGGATATTTATTTGCTGACAGAGATTCCATTTGTTATTATCATTGATGAATGGGATTGTGTTATCCGAAATAGCCACGATCAGGATCTAGTCCATAAATATTTGCAATTTCTACATTCTTTGTTTAAGTCAGAAGAATCGAAAAGCTTTTTAGCGCTTGGATATATCACAGGAATATTACCAATTAAGAAGATAAAAGATGAATCTGCTTTAAACAATTTTCAGGAATATACGATGCTAGATTCCTATCCAATTACAGAATACTATGGCTTTACTGAAAAAGAAGTTAAAGATTTATGTAAAGATTATAGTATGGATTTTGAAACAGTGAAAGCGTGGTATAATGGGTATCTGATTGATGGAGAGCATATGTATAATCCTAATTCTGTATCACAGGCATTAGAACGGCATAAAATAGATTCTTATTGGAGAAATACCTCCGCTTTCGATACAATAAATACCTTTATCACTATGAATTATGCTGGATTAAAAGAAGATATTCTTGCTATGTTATCAGGAGAAAAAGTGGAAGTTGATACCGAATGTTTTAAAAATGATTTAACAGAAATTCATTCCAAAGATGATGCTTTAACTGCTTTGATTCATCTCGGTTATCTTGGTTATGACAAAGATATGTTAAGTGCTTATGTGCCCAATTATGAGGTGGCGAAAGCATTTCAGTCAGCATTAAAAACAGGTGAATGGAAAGATATAGCAGCTACAATTTCCAAATGTGATACATTACTTATGGCAACGATAAAAGGTAATGCCGAAAAAGTGGCTGAACTTATTGAACTTGCGCATGAAACATATACATCCATATTGAAATACAATGATGAGAACGCATTAAGCTGTGTCCTCACAATGGCATACTTTACTGCACCCGCTTACTACAATGTAATTAGAGAGATGCCATCAGGAAAAGGTTTTGCTGATTTTGTCTTTCTTCCAAGAGCAAATGCAGGGAATCGCCCTGCGATGATTGTAGAATTAAAGTATAATCAATCCGCAGACACAGCACTCAAGCAGATTAAAGAAAAACGCTACCAGGGAGCCTTGTCTGGATATCAAGGAAAGATTCTCTTAGTTGGAATAAATTATGACTCAGAAAAACATCATACCTGTGTGATAGAGGAGTTGTAA